A region of Candidatus Bathyarchaeia archaeon DNA encodes the following proteins:
- a CDS encoding arsenate reductase ArsC produces MLALKKKVLFICTHNSARSQMAEGFLRALYGDEYEAYSGGTEPKGIDPRAVKVMAEVGVDISRQRSKGLEEFEGMEFDYVVTVCDRAKEACPFFPGGKIFLHKGFEDPSQLKGTEEEILAGFRKVRDEIRDWIEETFGGAA; encoded by the coding sequence GTGTTAGCTTTGAAGAAGAAGGTATTGTTCATATGCACCCATAACTCGGCCAGATCACAGATGGCGGAGGGCTTCCTCAGGGCCCTTTATGGCGATGAATACGAGGCCTATAGCGGGGGCACGGAGCCCAAGGGCATCGATCCCCGCGCAGTAAAGGTCATGGCCGAGGTCGGGGTAGATATATCGAGGCAAAGGTCTAAGGGCCTCGAGGAGTTCGAGGGGATGGAATTTGATTATGTCGTAACGGTTTGCGATCGCGCTAAGGAGGCATGCCCATTCTTCCCGGGCGGGAAGATATTCCTCCATAAGGGCTTTGAAGATCCATCGCAACTGAAGGGGACGGAGGAGGAGATATTGGCGGGCTTCAGGAAGGTTAGGGATGAGATCAGGGATTGGATCGAGGAAACCTTCGGCGGGGCGGCATAA
- a CDS encoding cysteine desulfurase family protein: MRADVEELLKAHAGIEREVYLDSENSSRVPDEIVRAMLPYFNESSYGNPTITHKPGWEAYEAIMDSAEGIARSIGASPEEITFTPGETEANNLALMGSLAKKGGGKIIVSEIEPLSVLHVCQMLERRGFKLVKIPVDGEGFIDLERLKEEADGETVLVSLTSVSNEIGTIEPIREAIDIVKDRGPGALFHTDASDAYGRIPFNVGELGVDMATLSSYKISGPRGIGALYVREGIEVERILEGQIGTQRLWPGVENTPLIVGFAAASRRAFDGFEANVSYMRRLRDRLIDGILSGVEDTKLNGPRGDKRAPDNVNISFLRCEGEALTIELSLRGIYVSSGSACTRRMLQPSHVLTAIGRRFEEAHGSILMKVTRQHTDEDIDYVLREIPKAVGRLRAIYGSMGGG, encoded by the coding sequence TTGAGGGCGGATGTGGAGGAGCTCCTGAAGGCCCATGCAGGCATAGAGAGGGAAGTCTACCTGGATTCCGAGAACTCAAGCCGGGTCCCCGACGAAATCGTTCGGGCCATGCTCCCGTACTTCAACGAATCCTCATACGGCAATCCGACGATAACCCATAAGCCCGGCTGGGAGGCGTACGAGGCGATAATGGACTCGGCCGAGGGGATAGCGCGCTCCATAGGCGCGAGCCCGGAAGAGATAACCTTCACGCCCGGGGAGACGGAGGCCAATAACTTGGCCCTCATGGGATCCCTCGCGAAGAAGGGGGGAGGAAAGATAATCGTATCCGAGATCGAGCCCCTGAGCGTGCTCCACGTTTGCCAAATGCTGGAGAGGCGCGGCTTCAAGTTGGTGAAGATCCCGGTCGATGGCGAGGGCTTCATAGACTTGGAGAGGTTGAAGGAGGAGGCCGATGGGGAAACTGTCCTCGTCAGCTTAACGTCCGTCAGTAACGAGATAGGCACGATAGAGCCGATAAGGGAGGCCATAGATATAGTGAAGGATCGCGGCCCCGGGGCGCTCTTCCATACGGACGCCTCCGATGCCTATGGCAGGATCCCCTTCAATGTGGGCGAGCTGGGGGTGGACATGGCGACTTTGAGCAGCTATAAGATCTCCGGGCCGAGGGGGATTGGGGCCCTATACGTGAGGGAGGGCATTGAGGTGGAGAGGATCTTGGAGGGCCAGATTGGGACGCAGAGGCTTTGGCCAGGCGTGGAGAATACCCCGCTGATAGTGGGCTTCGCCGCGGCCTCGAGGAGGGCCTTCGATGGCTTCGAGGCGAACGTTTCCTATATGAGGCGCCTCAGGGATAGGCTAATCGATGGGATACTCTCGGGCGTGGAGGATACGAAGCTGAACGGCCCAAGGGGCGACAAAAGGGCCCCCGATAACGTTAATATAAGCTTCCTCAGGTGCGAGGGTGAGGCCCTGACTATAGAGCTCAGCCTGAGGGGCATATACGTTTCGAGCGGGAGCGCCTGCACGAGGCGGATGCTCCAGCCGAGCCACGTCCTAACGGCCATAGGAAGGAGGTTCGAGGAGGCGCATGGCAGCATCCTGATGAAGGTCACGAGGCAGCATACCGATGAAGATATAGATTATGTATTGAGGGAAATCCCGAAGGCCGTGGGAAGGCTCAGGGCCATATACGGCTCCATGGGGGGTGGCTGA